AAGTCCACGAGGCTCCTCGTCTGGACCTGATGGAACAAGACTCTAAAGACTCggctcagagcagcagcaccacgTCCAGCGCTGAAGCCCAGCCAGAGTACAGTGTAAGAGCTGCGGGGGGGTCTGAaaactttgttgtgtttcagtcttAACAGAAACTGAGACATTAGTAGTCACATGACTTGTCTACCTGCTCATCTACTCATCTTCCTGTCAGTTCCAACTTGTTGTCGCTCCAAgagcgtgcgtgcgtgtgtgtgtgtgcgtgcgtgtgtgtgcgtgtgtgtgtgtgtgtgcgtgcgtgtgcgtgcgtatCATAGATATCAGGAAAGACGAGTTGTACGATCATGAAGACATGAATAAGTAAAACAAGCAGGTCGTGTGCAGGTGCTGAACTCTTACTGAACTTCACTCATGTTCTTGACAAACTTATAGAAATGTGGAAAGTAATGACAAACATTAACATGTGGCTGATCAaaggcacatttaaaaaaacttctaAAGACAAAGAAcccaaattgtttttctttcattctatGGTTTAAAAAacgtgtattttattttgatgtttcaAATTGAGCTGATTAAAGGTGAAGGGTCACAGTGAGCTGGAGAACACGTCCGACACCACAGACTCATTAATGACGCAGCAGAGACAAAGTCACATCTACTGAGGCACAAACACGGTCAGAAGGACTTTTCTTCAGCAGATAACTGTCACCGAGTATTTCTCTCATGACTCACGTGTCCGGACTGATTCTGTGTCGGTGAAACGAGGAACCTCTGGACACAGGAACAGACCCACAGAGATTAAATACCTGAAACCTCACGTTAGAACTGAAGACGCCTTTGGAATGAAACGTCCTCAGGAAACACAAGCGAGTCCAGTTGTACAACTTCAGATGTGAGAAACGTTAAAATTCTTCTCACTGGTAGAATCTGCAGACTCAGAGAGTCAAGTTCATCGAGGTTGTGTTTCAGAGACGCTGGAgcaactttgtgtttgtggtcgacagacgagcagagagagaagaactagagaaggagagagaataaaaaaagaaggggGGAAGTTGAGGTTTGGCAGCGATTGAATGAGGGAGGAGGGTAACTCCCTtcacacagccccccccccacccccccccccacctggcCTTGTgttagtgcacacacacacagagcggctGTGTGTGCCTGGTATCAAGCGTTTCTTTCAGGTCCTGACGAGCTCCAGTaaagggaggtgtgtgtgtgtgtgtgtgtgtgtgtgtgtgtgtgtgtgtgtgtgtgtgtgtgtgtgtgtgtgtgtgtgtgtgtgtgtgtgtgtgtgtgtgtgtgtgtgtgtgtacccactcagcagagtgtCCCCAGCGTTACGAGGCCTCGTGGCGTCTCTGTGAAGACGGACTGAGCGTCCACCTGGCTCGTTTGTCTGCGAGCTGCTCACAACGTGAACGTTCAGAACAAAGACGAGCTGTGTTCCTGATTTTTGTGTAAACACGGGACAGGTGTGGAATGATGTTTTATAAAACCAGTATCGAGGACGCAGCAGGTTCTTTCTCATTCTGTCCCACGGTTTTAAGAGAAACATTGAGTAAcgtttcctttgtttttgtcttttctgcaAAGACGAGAGAAGTTTTGTGCGTTTACAAACCAGCCATCTTCTACgcttctgtttattttctttatgacTCAAACTGGTGTCAGggataatatttattatattccGGATTTCTGTCAGCGTTCCAAACCATCATCATTGTTCTCGTCTTCTCACCAAGCAAAGACAAGAAGGTATTTCTGCGTCACTGGACCTGCAGACgcaaaatgtcaaatcaatAACTCGACTCTGAAATCTGttgttgcacaaacacactcatgttAATGATGAGCgacgacacaaacacaatcacaaaagaGAGTGCGCTCCGAGCACCGTAACAAATCAAATAGACAAGCATCGGATTTTAAGCCAAGACTGGTTTGATCAGGTTTTCACAAGTGATGGCTCGCTGCTCGTCAGTTACTCTGCCTTTATGTCATCATCCATTTTCACTCACTTCTCTTTCTGAtgtgtgatttgtgtgttttccgtTAACGTGCTTGCGTGCGACGTCTCGGCCACCGGACTGTTCTCCACCTCTGTCTTCACTTCAAAACGAGTGACATCATCTCCGTCTGTGTTCTCACAGGACAACAAGGGCTTTGGCATCGGGGAGCTGGTGTGGGGGAAGATCAAGGGATTTTCCTGGTGGCCCGGCATCGTGGTGACGTGGCGTGCTACCGGCAAGAGGCAGGCCAGCCACGGCATGAGGTGGCTGCAGTGGTTTGGAGACGGCAAATTCTCAGAGgtgaggagggaaagaaagaacatGCAGactgaaggagggagagaaatgaaatgatagATGTTTGATGCTGTGTCTTCGTCACCCAGGTTTCTGCAGACAAACTGGACTCCATCATCGCCTTCCCCAAGTTCTTCAGTCAGGCCTCTTACACCAAGCTGGCCTCGTACCGCAGAGCCGTGTTCCAGGCTCTGGAGGTGAGCTTCAGAGAACACGGTCGCTCTGTGGAATGAAAATTAGTTAGTCTCTCAGTGAATCAGTggtattaaaataataatgctAGTATTATTAGTAGTGTAGTATATTTAGACTTTTGAACCCTAACTCCTCCTGGTCCGGCCTCCTCCCAAACAGacccacacaatcacacaacctCCTGCAGTCTCACGTTACTTCCTCCGAGCTCTATAAATCTCCACCTCTCTCACTAAGTGTAAGATGGAGATGATGACACATCCACATGTTGAGTGAGCGACAGCAACACACTTTCTAATGGATGATTTTTATCTTCAACACTCACGACTGATTCTGTCACGTTTCGTGTGTAGGAGTTTCAGCGCTCCGTCCTCTTCatggtgttttctctctctctctctctctctctcagcctggTCTGACCTCTGAGCTTTAGAGAAGCAGGACGAGGTTCAAACGTGTAAAACTATCATTTTCGTCCCCTCTGTTTGTGGAACGTGTGTCCCTCAGATGGCCAGTATTAGGGCGGAGAAGACATTTCCTCCCTGTGAGTCCGACGGGCCAGAGGACCAGGTCAAACCCATGCTGGACTGGGCCAACGGCGGCTTCCTGCCCAAAGGAGAGGAGGGACTCAAACCTACGCACAGCGCCAGTGAGCAAAGCACAGCTGCAGAACGCCAGCTGTAGATTTTGTGCCTCATCTTAATTTGCCCTCATTCTTCCAGGGAATCATTTTAAGTTGTTGTGTTTCCCCTGCAGACAGTAACCCTCTGGATCACCAGGTCCTCGACGTCTCTCTGCCGGAGTACTTCCCCAGCGCCAAGCGGCCCAGAGTCAGCCTCTGTAAGAACAAGGCCGCCCCCGAGGAGTCGTACTGCAGAGGTAGAGTCGAACATACTCAACATGTTGGACTCAAGAAATATAAACTTAACTCAGTTTCATTCTCATCTTTtctataaaaagatgaaaaacaaatgagctcaggtctgaaaacagtttcatTGTTGTTATCTGTTTCAACGTGACTTCCTGTAGCGGAGGGTGCGTGTGTCCGTTCGGCTGCAATTTGACTTTGCGTCTCCTTTTCTCTCAGAACAAATGGTGAATGAAGTTCTGAAGAATAATTGTAGTATTGAAGGTAAAGACTTTTCACTCTAATGATCAAATGATCAAATGTCGTGTGGTTTCTTTGTTTACGACggatgtgtgtgtctccacagaGTTCTGTCTCTCCTGTGGAAAGAGGAGAGCTGCAACTTTCCACCCACTGTTTGAAGGAGGCCTGTGCCAAACATGCAAGGTAGAGCAAAGACAATGAGACAGGACAAGTGCAGAAGAATCTCTAAGTGTATGAGCTCGTCTCTTTTCGTTCCGTCTCATCAgagtgtattttctgtgtgtgtgcaggacgtGTACCTGGAGATGTCCTACATGTACGATGACGATGGCTACCAGTCTTACTGCACCGTTTGCTGCGGAGGACGAGAAGTTCTGCTCTGCGGCAACGCCAACTGCTGCAGGTCAGGCGACGCACAAGCACACGAAGAGTGAACAATGACCACACCCTCTCtaccaaagtgtgtgtgtgcgtgtgtgtgtgtgtgtttgcatatgcATCCGTTCACCCCCCCACTTCTCCTCTGTCCTCGTCTAGGTGTTTCTGCGTGGACTGCCTGGACATCCTGGTCAATCCCGGAACATCTAACAACGCTCGCTATCTGGACCCATGGCGATGCTACATGTGTCAGCCGCTGCTGCAGTACGGCAGCCTGAAGCGACGGCACGACTGGAGCCTCAAGCTGCAGGAATTCTTCGCCAACGACAACGGACAAGAGTTTGTAAGTTACACTGGCtcataaatatctgtctctGAGGAACTGGtgaaaacttaaaaacttttctttttcacaatgttaaagaaagtgatgagaACATTCCTGGATCCGTCACTAGGTCCTGATTCTTCTACTTTTTTATCTTCTAGGAGCAACCAAAGATTTACCCAGCAGTCCCTGCAGAGCAGAGGCGACCAATCAGAGTTCTCTCCCTGTTTGACGGCATCGCCACTGGTGAGAATTAGCGCACGTCAGAAATTTGTATTCGTGATTCACCCACCTGAGGTGCAGCAGAGCATCATGGGAGGTACGTTTCTGTTGGCAGGATACCTGGTTCTGAGGGACCTGGGTTTTAAGGTGGACCAGTACGTGGCGTCAGAGGTGTGCGAGGACTCCATCTCAGTGGGCGTGGTCAGACATGAAGGAAAGATCCAGTACGTCCATGATGTGAGAAACATCACCAAGAAAGATGTAAGACTATCATTTCAAGAGTTTCTCcgtttgctgcttttcttggCTTTTTGTCATCTGAAAGaattttatataattttctgCATTAAACCTGAGAGTTCACCTGCGTTCACACTTTTACTATCAGAGCTTGAATGGtttgttctgttcctctgtcaGTTTGTAACTCGCTCTAACACTAGGTGGTGCTGTTGTCTCCCAGATTCTAGAGTGGGGTCCGTTTGACCTGGTGATCGGAGGAAGTCCCTGCAACGACCTCTCCATCGTCAACCCTGCAAGGAAAGGCCTCTATGGTAGGTTCCTGCCAGAGGGAGTGACGTCATCCTCGTGTTCttaatcattttctttaatcaTCTTTTTCATATTCTGATGATTTCTGCtcatttaatcaaatcaaatccaattttatttgtatcgcccaaattcacaaaacacattttgcctcagagggctttacaatctgtacagggagtgacaccctctgtccttagaccctcggttcgagtgaggaaaaactttttAACAGGAAACGAAGGTGGAAGACGCTA
This sequence is a window from Paralichthys olivaceus isolate ysfri-2021 chromosome 6, ASM2471397v2, whole genome shotgun sequence. Protein-coding genes within it:
- the dnmt3bb.1 gene encoding DNA (cytosine-5)-methyltransferase 3B isoform X2, translated to MLNLMWGHFEPMDRLNVTKFEKESGQTLDESNATAMPSNKYSAAIMEESNNMAATAAVNGDTPPAEGLSENDSGVELTNENSPLTAAEPPSPFSPKQNGDAASPQDDNQCSRGNRKRSKKSSEDEETTWDSYSDEKASGPSQLGLRQTPQPRTIFQAGLTPHSHTKARRQNRKQEHSMSLCAVGSRVVAVVSGQVHEAPRLDLMEQDSKDSAQSSSTTSSAEAQPEYSDNKGFGIGELVWGKIKGFSWWPGIVVTWRATGKRQASHGMRWLQWFGDGKFSEVSADKLDSIIAFPKFFSQASYTKLASYRRAVFQALEMASIRAEKTFPPCESDGPEDQVKPMLDWANGGFLPKGEEGLKPTHSANSNPLDHQVLDVSLPEYFPSAKRPRVSLCKNKAAPEESYCREQMVNEVLKNNCSIEEFCLSCGKRRAATFHPLFEGGLCQTCKDVYLEMSYMYDDDGYQSYCTVCCGGREVLLCGNANCCRCFCVDCLDILVNPGTSNNARYLDPWRCYMCQPLLQYGSLKRRHDWSLKLQEFFANDNGQEFEQPKIYPAVPAEQRRPIRVLSLFDGIATGYLVLRDLGFKVDQYVASEVCEDSISVGVVRHEGKIQYVHDVRNITKKDILEWGPFDLVIGGSPCNDLSIVNPARKGLYGTGRLFFEFYRLLSEAKPKEGEDRPFFWMFENVVAMGVNDKRDISRFLECNPVMIDAIEVSAAHRARYFWGNLPGMNRPLCASGMDKLELQDCLDHGRVAKFGKVRTITTRSNSIKQGKDQHFPVLMNGKEDILWCTELERIFGFPVHYTDVSNMGRGARQKLLGRSWSVPVIRHLFAPLKDYYACE
- the dnmt3bb.1 gene encoding DNA (cytosine-5)-methyltransferase 3B isoform X3 — encoded protein: MFEKESGQTLDESNATAMPSNKYSAAIMEESNNMAATAAVNGDTPPAEGLSENDSGVELTNENSPLTAAEPPSPFSPKQNGDAASPQDDNQCSRGNRKRSKKSSEDEETTWDSYSDEKASGPSQLGLRQTPQPRTIFQAGLTPHSHTKARRQNRKQEHSMSLCAVGSRVVAVVSGQVHEAPRLDLMEQDSKDSAQSSSTTSSAEAQPEYSDNKGFGIGELVWGKIKGFSWWPGIVVTWRATGKRQASHGMRWLQWFGDGKFSEVSADKLDSIIAFPKFFSQASYTKLASYRRAVFQALEMASIRAEKTFPPCESDGPEDQVKPMLDWANGGFLPKGEEGLKPTHSANSNPLDHQVLDVSLPEYFPSAKRPRVSLCKNKAAPEESYCREQMVNEVLKNNCSIEEFCLSCGKRRAATFHPLFEGGLCQTCKDVYLEMSYMYDDDGYQSYCTVCCGGREVLLCGNANCCRCFCVDCLDILVNPGTSNNARYLDPWRCYMCQPLLQYGSLKRRHDWSLKLQEFFANDNGQEFEQPKIYPAVPAEQRRPIRVLSLFDGIATGYLVLRDLGFKVDQYVASEVCEDSISVGVVRHEGKIQYVHDVRNITKKDILEWGPFDLVIGGSPCNDLSIVNPARKGLYEGTGRLFFEFYRLLSEAKPKEGEDRPFFWMFENVVAMGVNDKRDISRFLECNPVMIDAIEVSAAHRARYFWGNLPGMNRPLCASGMDKLELQDCLDHGRVAKFGKVRTITTRSNSIKQGKDQHFPVLMNGKEDILWCTELERIFGFPVHYTDVSNMGRGARQKLLGRSWSVPVIRHLFAPLKDYYACE
- the dnmt3bb.1 gene encoding DNA (cytosine-5)-methyltransferase 3B isoform X1, with the translated sequence MLNLMWGHFEPMDRLNVTKFEKESGQTLDESNATAMPSNKYSAAIMEESNNMAATAAVNGDTPPAEGLSENDSGVELTNENSPLTAAEPPSPFSPKQNGDAASPQDDNQCSRGNRKRSKKSSEDEETTWDSYSDEKASGPSQLGLRQTPQPRTIFQAGLTPHSHTKARRQNRKQEHSMSLCAVGSRVVAVVSGQVHEAPRLDLMEQDSKDSAQSSSTTSSAEAQPEYSDNKGFGIGELVWGKIKGFSWWPGIVVTWRATGKRQASHGMRWLQWFGDGKFSEVSADKLDSIIAFPKFFSQASYTKLASYRRAVFQALEMASIRAEKTFPPCESDGPEDQVKPMLDWANGGFLPKGEEGLKPTHSANSNPLDHQVLDVSLPEYFPSAKRPRVSLCKNKAAPEESYCREQMVNEVLKNNCSIEEFCLSCGKRRAATFHPLFEGGLCQTCKDVYLEMSYMYDDDGYQSYCTVCCGGREVLLCGNANCCRCFCVDCLDILVNPGTSNNARYLDPWRCYMCQPLLQYGSLKRRHDWSLKLQEFFANDNGQEFEQPKIYPAVPAEQRRPIRVLSLFDGIATGYLVLRDLGFKVDQYVASEVCEDSISVGVVRHEGKIQYVHDVRNITKKDILEWGPFDLVIGGSPCNDLSIVNPARKGLYEGTGRLFFEFYRLLSEAKPKEGEDRPFFWMFENVVAMGVNDKRDISRFLECNPVMIDAIEVSAAHRARYFWGNLPGMNRPLCASGMDKLELQDCLDHGRVAKFGKVRTITTRSNSIKQGKDQHFPVLMNGKEDILWCTELERIFGFPVHYTDVSNMGRGARQKLLGRSWSVPVIRHLFAPLKDYYACE
- the dnmt3bb.1 gene encoding DNA (cytosine-5)-methyltransferase 3B isoform X4, with product MPSNKYSAAIMEESNNMAATAAVNGDTPPAEGLSENDSGVELTNENSPLTAAEPPSPFSPKQNGDAASPQDDNQCSRGNRKRSKKSSEDEETTWDSYSDEKASGPSQLGLRQTPQPRTIFQAGLTPHSHTKARRQNRKQEHSMSLCAVGSRVVAVVSGQVHEAPRLDLMEQDSKDSAQSSSTTSSAEAQPEYSDNKGFGIGELVWGKIKGFSWWPGIVVTWRATGKRQASHGMRWLQWFGDGKFSEVSADKLDSIIAFPKFFSQASYTKLASYRRAVFQALEMASIRAEKTFPPCESDGPEDQVKPMLDWANGGFLPKGEEGLKPTHSANSNPLDHQVLDVSLPEYFPSAKRPRVSLCKNKAAPEESYCREQMVNEVLKNNCSIEEFCLSCGKRRAATFHPLFEGGLCQTCKDVYLEMSYMYDDDGYQSYCTVCCGGREVLLCGNANCCRCFCVDCLDILVNPGTSNNARYLDPWRCYMCQPLLQYGSLKRRHDWSLKLQEFFANDNGQEFEQPKIYPAVPAEQRRPIRVLSLFDGIATGYLVLRDLGFKVDQYVASEVCEDSISVGVVRHEGKIQYVHDVRNITKKDILEWGPFDLVIGGSPCNDLSIVNPARKGLYEGTGRLFFEFYRLLSEAKPKEGEDRPFFWMFENVVAMGVNDKRDISRFLECNPVMIDAIEVSAAHRARYFWGNLPGMNRPLCASGMDKLELQDCLDHGRVAKFGKVRTITTRSNSIKQGKDQHFPVLMNGKEDILWCTELERIFGFPVHYTDVSNMGRGARQKLLGRSWSVPVIRHLFAPLKDYYACE